Part of the Xiphophorus couchianus chromosome 19, X_couchianus-1.0, whole genome shotgun sequence genome is shown below.
ATATAAATTTTTCACTGAACAGGGTGTTTTGAGCAGGACTGCAGTTTGGACCCTGAGCAGGAAGCTGAGCCAGGCCTGCAGACCTGTTCTATTTCTGAGGCAGCGCTCTGCAGCCAACAGCTCTTTGTGTTTATCAGGCAGATTCTTACAAACATGACGGAGCAACTGAGTTATACAGTACAGTGCTGGGGATGAGTCAGATCATCCGGAGGTGACAGGAGCCGAAAGGTCACTAGTGTTTCTGAACAACAGCAGCGGTCTTTCGGCGTTTGTGTCCCAGATTGGAAGCGGTACAAAGGGGATGGCTCAGTCTTCTCGGGTTACATTGCAACACTTGAAAATGTCTTGGCAGGAAGGATGCAAGTTAtccattaaagctgcaggacgtaacttttataaaaacatattttttaaatatttgtttgaactgtcaccatgtcataaTCAAGCTCCTccgccttctcccagtgcttcCAGTGCTAActacaaaacaaccaatcagagccaggaggcgggtcttagaaCATCCTGCCCCCTCCCACTTCTCTGTTAGGCtgctgtgaatgctaaggctagttagcattgTCACCAGTGTCAGCGGATAAACAGTATTCCCGTATTGGTAAGTTAAGTTTATCTactattagcacatttagtagCAAGTACATgaattgattgacagcgctaagaagCTCCTCCCAGTTCTgaatggttgtttttggtcagaaatggtgtgtttctgcagtaGCTTCTCTCACAGATTATGTGTCTCATATTATACGTCACTATAAAACTTACATACTGCGGCTTTAATGAGTTAATCTGAAGTTAATTGATCTTATAGATCTTGATTGATAATCGGCCATTTTTGTACAAAcctgagttttctcttgtatGTCAAAGGCCAACCATCTTCCAGTTACCTAAAAGGCTAAGATTTTCATAAtatgctgaattaaaaaaaacccagataaCTGTGgtttctcacattattaaatttaataaagaaacagGAACCTCTTACACGGCTGGATAGATAACTTAAGCTTGTGAAGTGTTTGaaacagaaccgcataaagtCCATTTCGAATCCCAAACTGATCTCTGTTTGGGCCGTTTCTCTTTACCGTTCTGCTAAGGccccgccgccatctttgtttctataTCAACGGTCGGCTCTGCTTAGGAATgcccagcggcgccctctgctggatggcagctaaactacaacactaaaagaaggtcTTAGCGgactttaagttttattttattactattttaaacctttatttaaccaggtgagTTATTAAGAACAAATTCAAATGTAGAATAACGACGAATGGAAGATCAAGCATCTCACTttacaataaacaacaaacattagCAACATTGTTGAAATCATAAAACAGTAACAGATTGACGTTATTAGTTAGTCAGTTagaactaattttaatcaaattaaccATTAATCAACAATTGATTGTAagttgattaattgtttgcatcctTCCTGTGCATTCATGGTGATATTTTCCTTCAATAACTGCAGTTATCGTGATGACAGTGACGTGTGGGGGGGATACAAACAGCTGGGTCACCAAGCCTGGAACAGTCCAGAAATTAAATTTAGAATATAAGATCCTGTTACAAGCTGGAGCTCCTCAGCTCCGGCTGTTAATCAGAAGAGCTGATATTCTGACTCTCCTTGTTCTGTTGATCTCCGTTAGCTGGCTGACCAGGCAGGCTTCAAGGTTGCAATGTGATGTGGGTCAGTAACCTGATCTCGTCCTGATCTGTGTCACCAAAACACAACCCTGCATGGCGGGCAGGTGTCTGCTGCAAATCCAGAggaatttcaagaaaaaaaatctaattttatctTTTGCATGCTGGGCAGCTTGCAAAGCCAAATCTGTGGTGGGGaaatgtgtctctgcttcattTGGATTGGCTATATTTAAAGAACAGTTGCACACAATCTGTTGTTTGACTCAGCAAGAAGCCGAGGAGATATAATGACTGCAACTAACGAttgttttagtaatcaattattctgatgattaatcaattaatctgataaaaatgGGCACATtcagcatatttttcattttcatttaagcatttttataaaataactacattaaaatatgcaaaccaACATATAAttcaattctgtttttaaataagaaaattgacattttattgcctatAAAATAACGTAGCATTCTTTTAGCCtacatttgattatttataacaaaagatgcatctgcagctaaaaaaatacaattctaacataaaactttacaataaacaacaaacattagCAACATTGTTGAAATCATAAAACAGTAACAGATTGACGTTAGTCAGTTagaactaattttaatcaaataaaattatctAAAACTATATGTAATCAAATTTAATCAAATCTGCTTGCAATCTGTAGGAatgatctgttgattttttttatttaactgatttatAAAGGGTGCTTAATAGATTTTACTTTACAtaatctgaaccaggtgaagctaaaactttgtCCTGAGGAGTTCTGagttgaacatatttacacacaaattgttttttctttattttaaatgtaaaatgtacaaatttttGACTCAATTGTATGTTGGTTTTTCCccaatagtattttttttagattcatcagttagcgattaatcgattactaattTAGTTAACAATTATTCCGACTAATCACAATTAATGCGATTAATCATTTCCGCACTAGATTTAAGATATTTCCTAAAACTGGTGGAGAAATTGATTCAGTTATTAATCATGATTGGTGCCTTTTTAAAGGTTGACATGTTAAACCTGAACTTCCCCGCTGTGAGACAGTAAACGATATTTCATTGTACTATATTCTAATCTGTTTTAAGTCCTGATTTTATATGATTCATTCATATTTGGACTGGGATTTATTTGAACCATTTCTGTCCTTTAGACTTGTTTTTGGTACTCTATATCCTGCTTACTCGTCTTATAAGGCTGTGAAGACAAAAGATGTGAGAGAATATGTAAGTACAGTTTCAGAAATAACTAAATCTGGTTTGTACACTGCTGCTCTGTGTGACTAAATATACTTTCCTTTGGTTTTTCAGGTGAAATGGATGATGTACTGGATAATATTCGCCCTTTTTACTACAGTGGAGGTGTTTACAGATATGTTTCTTTGTTGGTAAGTCGGCTCACAAAGATACGCAGTTTGTTCTCTTACtgcctgaagttaaatcagatcaaacttcgctttttttggtctgttagaattactaaaattatttctatttgctaaaggccacaataatgagagaaaggtgtcattaatgtcttcaaaatcagataTAGGGTGTGAAAGCATCTTTAGGTGCATTCATGCTAGCTCTGTTTAGCTAGTTTAGTCGAACTGCAGCTCGTTTGTGGAGAAAGTTCGGTTTGTTTGAGTAGATGTGAATGCATACCGaccaagaaagaaaactaaCCCGGCTAAAAACCCAGGTCTGTTAAAGTGAACTCTAACAAGGTTCGAATACATATGTGAATGTCAAAGCAGAAAGTCAGACTAcagcgcaaggcattctgggtaaatataaccaaaacaaacccaacGGGAGAAACGGCTCGCGTTCttctaccaaaaacaaaagataaatccttcaacagctaaaatctgatgctactctatttttattgacatttcgtgaagaaggaagttgcactcatgtcggttttcatgtcgtttaggtcagtggtttttggtgcagcgcccccactgGTGAGGacgggaacaggtttttcaaatagACAACTGAAAGTGAGAAAACATTTACTAGCGGCggcaaaatgttaaataaccattgcaaataaataaaaactgtaattaatggagaaaaattataactaactggaactatttaatatttttcctttatttaattttagccTTTCGAACTATTAAACAGTTTGAAAggctaaaaaaattaaaaataaaaataaaaaatgttttccccaCATAAGCCGTTCACATGAGCTGTAGGGACTCTGTACTCCTGGTGGCATTTGTGCCAGTACGCAAAATGGTGACagcaaaagttgggagaaaacatCAGGATCATTTGgtttttcaataataattttgttgagCATTCATTACCCAATTGATGTTCATTATCGCAAtacaatactttgacctttttgaattttgcacctaaaaattaaccaaagtatataaaactaagaaaaataaagactgtTTAGCTAACAATAACTAATGAAAACGAACAAATACGCTTTAATggctaattaaaactaactaaattagacaaactataatgaaaaacccaaaactattaCAATCCTGAAAATGTCCCCAATAAAACCGGGTCTATCAGCCATAAAAAAGtttatgtaaacatttgactttgaaaaagcagtaaaaaataggataaaaatgtttcttgtgTTTACAAACTTCTGGTTTTGACTGTATTTGCTGAAATAATTAAGTTTAAACACTGAGAGGAAAGTAGTTTTTGACTGAACACGGTTTCTGTCCTTCCAGGCTTCCTTTCTACTACGAGCTGAAGATAGCCTTCGTTGTGTGGCTCCTGTCGCCGTACACCAAGGGCTCCAGTGTGCTGTACAGGAAGTTCGTCCATCCCACGCTTTCCTCAAAAGAAAAGGTGAAGCTCCTTTCCTCtatcttgctttgttttctgctgtgtCCTCTAAAGTTCACAGATTTTCAGCCTGCAGGCTGGAAGATTAAGTGACTAAGAACAAAAGTCCCTTTATGCCAAGTTTCTTTCCCACTTTAGCcgttaaaatgtgtttggtgATGGAGTGAGAGGAAATGTCACGCTGCTTTTCCACTTCTACTgcgctttttttcccctcaaggTACCTCAGGAAACagataaattgtttttctcagGATCAGAAATGGCAGCAGCTAGCTGAGTGATGTGATAACGAGGGAAAATCTCCTAGTgggaattttaaaatgtttttttatgttgttattttaagGACATCGATGAGTACATCTGCCAAGCAAAAGACAAAAGCTACGACACATTGGTGCATTTTGGGAGGAAAGGACTGAATGTTGCAGCCACAGCTGCAGTTATGGCTGCTGCAAAGGTAACACACAATATACAGACATAGTGtagttagcattagctgaaGGGtagaaaaacactgcaaaaacacaaaatgttaccaagtagTTTTAGTCCAGGCTCTGGTGAAAtttcttagttcacttgaaataaaccaaaacctACAAGGAACTTATTAGCAAATTATAGaagcttgtttcaagtaaataatccctcaaaactgatgaaaaagttcttgttcaactggcagattatttcacttatagcatgAAGAAATGAGAATCTGGAAGTGGATCTAATACTTCTTATCGatattaaggattttttttacttaaaataaactgtctCTTGCTGAAAAGCCACTTGTAAGttatatttgtcttatttcaagtgcactaagatatttgcattagaaaatacttggtacgatttttgtatttttgcagtgttttctaCGGAAGCTGAAAGCTGACATTTTCCACATATATTTTTCCAGATGGTTTTCCCAAGATAAGTAAATTTTCCGCTTTCTCGAGATAAAGAGTTAATTTCATcttgtgaaaacaaactttgttttaactcGTTATCTTAAGAAAACAGTTAGAAATTAGCTCGTTATCTcgcaaaaatctgaattttactcgttaatttcataaaacaggaaatatctTGAGATAACAAGTTAAtctcaagaaaacaaaattagttttttgagATTAGGTTTGATTTCTCGAGATTAACTTGTTATTTCAAGAGTATTTCCTTATGGTTTTCTCAAGATTGaattaatttcctgttttctcaaATTAACGAGTAGAATTCCTGTTTTTGCGAGATAACAAGTTAATTTCCATCCGTTTTATTAAGATAACgagttaaaacaaagtttgtatTTACAAGatgtacattttgaaattaactCGTTACCTGGAGAAAACCATCAGGAAAATGTAAACATCCGCTCTCAGCTTCTGTCGATTTCTGACCTTCCTGATTTAATTTACATTCTTCAAACAAAAAGCCTTTAAGCAGTTACGTATTTATATCTACTGGATTTAAGCAGAAAGCCTGATGTCTCCGATTTAGGGTCAAGGTGTTCTGTCGGACAGATTACGGAGTTTCAGCATGCAGGATCTGTCGTCCTACCAGTCTGACCCGAACCAGACCGGACCCAGCGCCGCCCAGCCCGCCGCAGCTCAGCACCGAACCAGACCCATCATCCGCAGCAAGTCAGAGAGCCACAAGGGTGAGACGGTCTAAACACTCTGCTGCTTTTACAGGATCACAAACTGGTTTAAAGCACCTACAATGCTCTGCTTCCATATTCACAACCTGTGATTTTTTACCtgaaactttaattaaattGCATCTTCAAGGCGCTATGAATGCTTTACCATGCAGTCACCGTCCtgcaaaaaagtaataaataagtttttaaaatcattatctTTATCACAATAGTACTACCAGAGGTGGACAGAGTACCAGAAAATTGAACGAAAGTAAAAGTcgcactacttcaacatgtttttactcaagtaaaagtaaaaaagtacgTGGTAAAAAGTCTGCTGaccaaattattaatcatttaatataaaaaattacataatcagaccaacaaaaatgtaaagttaagtggaaattttggtattttaagcacaaaaatgacaacaattcatataagtagcaaaaaataacaaaatcaggccaaagaaattttttccaaatcagtttctttcagtaaaaaaaactcttgaaacttttacaaaaactgcaggtgtgtgtctgtgtctggtgaatttttggttaaaacattttgttctttattcagtgggtagaaaatccagaaattttactcaagtaagagtagaaataattcattataaaattacacaaagcataacgtagtaaaaatactcttaaaagtaaacaattttctaaagttactcaagtaaatgtaattgagtaactcagagttactacccaactctgagTACTGCAAAAGTCCATATCGTCCACCTCTCTTTATTCTTCTTGCTGAAACAATCGTGATaaatcgattattaaaataatcatcaactaatttaataatcgaTTTATCTTTAATGGGAGTATAAAGactcaaaaacataaatgtgctgaaagaaacaaactcaGAGCAGCAATAAGCTGAAATAGTTTGCAGACGTTGGAGtgaatgaggttttttttaggAAATCACTGCATTAGATAAAATGGAGatgaggaacaaaaaaaatactgaatacactgcaaaaactaaaatagtaCCCAGtttttttggtccagtttctagtacAGATATCTACACCAGAAATATGACAACATTACTtacgagtaacttttcagcaagaaataggagcttgtttaagtaaagaattccttaatattgatgaaaaattattagtttcactggcagattatttcacttatgtgCTTTTTAATCTATATGAAAagattattgacataaaacaagctcttatatcttaatgaaaagttacttataaattTGTTTGACCTCATTTCTAgtttattaagatatttgcactggaaactggACTAAAATCTTGGcagaattgtgtgtttttgcagagtaataaaacttttatgctAGTTTGTGCTCCAACAAATTGCTCTCTGTCTCATTATGGTTTCTTCCAGCAGTTTTTCTTATTATCTGAGCTTTTAAGTCTCcaccaaacacaaaaaccagTTCAGTGGCAGTAACCCCATCCAAACCCGACTTCCATCTGCCCGTCATCCTTCCACCAACGTCTGTTTTTCCACGGTGCAGATTTTGACATGAATGAGTATGAGGTTCTGGGCTTGGAGCAGTTGGACTCCGCAGA
Proteins encoded:
- the reep1 gene encoding receptor expression-enhancing protein 1 isoform X2, producing MELQPRSACITLQPVCVQTPPPVDAPVIWRKLLPADSASCRLPSAMVSWIISRLVVLVFGTLYPAYSSYKAVKTKDVREYVKWMMYWIIFALFTTVEVFTDMFLCWLPFYYELKIAFVVWLLSPYTKGSSVLYRKFVHPTLSSKEKDIDEYICQAKDKSYDTLVHFGRKGLNVAATAAVMAAAKGQGVLSDRLRSFSMQDLSSYQSDPNQTGPSAAQPAAAQHRTRPIIRSKSESHKDFDMNEYEVLGLEQLDSAEFLALPQSGPLSAPAPPASPAAQEQTEEGPGKEVQATSSSPQLRMSKRRAPEPPLRVLRPLTRSRSALSSNNEAM
- the reep1 gene encoding receptor expression-enhancing protein 1 isoform X1, coding for MELQPRSACITLQPVCVQTPPPVDAPVIWRKLLPADSASCRLPSAMVSWIISRLVVLVFGTLYPAYSSYKAVKTKDVREYVKWMMYWIIFALFTTVEVFTDMFLCWLPFYYELKIAFVVWLLSPYTKGSSVLYRKFVHPTLSSKEKDIDEYICQAKDKSYDTLVHFGRKGLNVAATAAVMAAAKGQGVLSDRLRSFSMQDLSSYQSDPNQTGPSAAQPAAAQHRTRPIIRSKSESHKDFDMNEYEVLGLEQLDSAEFLALPQSGPLSAPAPPASPAAQEQTEEGPGKEVQATSSSPQLRMSKRRAPEVRSLPPLRVLRPLTRSRSALSSNNEAM